In a genomic window of Akkermansia massiliensis:
- the rseP gene encoding RIP metalloprotease RseP: protein MDSILSVLTTIAIIFGVVMLFNFMIFIHELGHFFAARWRGLYVDRFQIWFGRPIWKKTVNGVQWGVGWIPAGGFVSLPQMAPMEAIEGRAELPKDLKPVTPLDKIIVAAAGPIASFLLAVFFAVAVWMVGKPDVEMGVTTVGFVAPDSPAAQSGILPGDRIVKVDGRPVDKWAGNMEGVRELIMLGEHDQVVFTVQRPGHEGEMEISCGFRIPETSWWQRSGMRQVGLMQAMPCVIGEVLPNSPADQAGLKPGDVVTAANGERIWSPAALDGLLKKNEPLLLDVTGKDGAARQVNIQGRLPENWHNGANGSLLKGAQPILGVTWDLSSVGRDVTVHPTPWAQIKQSLKWMGDTLAKVVAPGSSVGVEHLSGPVGIANQFYKMFSLEEGWKLALWFSVVLNVNLAILNILPLPVVDGGHVVMNSIELVFRRPLNVKVLEFVQFGFVFLLMGFFLFVTFKDVGDFFGKKPDKLPTPVFKAVTD from the coding sequence ATGGATAGCATTCTTTCCGTTCTTACCACCATTGCCATTATCTTCGGTGTGGTGATGTTGTTTAACTTCATGATTTTCATTCATGAACTGGGTCACTTTTTCGCCGCCCGCTGGCGCGGCCTGTACGTGGACAGGTTCCAAATCTGGTTTGGACGCCCCATCTGGAAAAAGACCGTCAACGGCGTGCAATGGGGGGTGGGCTGGATTCCGGCCGGCGGCTTCGTTTCCCTGCCGCAGATGGCTCCGATGGAGGCTATTGAAGGGAGAGCAGAGCTTCCCAAGGATTTGAAGCCCGTTACCCCCTTGGACAAGATCATCGTGGCCGCCGCCGGCCCCATCGCCTCTTTCCTGCTGGCCGTGTTTTTTGCCGTGGCCGTCTGGATGGTGGGCAAGCCTGATGTGGAGATGGGGGTGACTACGGTCGGCTTTGTTGCTCCGGACAGCCCTGCGGCCCAGTCCGGCATTCTGCCCGGCGACAGGATTGTGAAGGTGGACGGCCGCCCGGTGGACAAGTGGGCGGGCAATATGGAAGGCGTCCGGGAACTGATTATGCTGGGTGAGCATGACCAGGTAGTTTTTACGGTGCAGAGGCCTGGGCATGAAGGAGAGATGGAAATTTCCTGCGGGTTCCGGATTCCGGAAACGTCCTGGTGGCAGCGCTCCGGCATGCGCCAGGTAGGGCTGATGCAGGCGATGCCCTGCGTCATCGGGGAAGTGCTTCCCAATTCTCCTGCCGACCAGGCCGGATTGAAGCCGGGCGACGTGGTGACGGCTGCCAACGGGGAACGCATCTGGAGCCCTGCGGCGCTGGATGGGCTGTTGAAGAAGAATGAACCGCTTCTGCTGGACGTGACGGGCAAGGATGGCGCCGCGAGGCAGGTGAACATCCAGGGCAGGCTTCCGGAGAACTGGCACAACGGCGCGAACGGCTCCCTGCTCAAGGGCGCCCAGCCCATTCTGGGCGTAACCTGGGACCTCAGCTCCGTGGGCCGTGACGTAACTGTGCATCCTACTCCGTGGGCGCAGATCAAGCAGAGTTTGAAATGGATGGGAGATACCCTGGCGAAGGTGGTGGCCCCCGGCAGCAGCGTGGGCGTGGAGCACCTCTCCGGCCCCGTGGGAATTGCCAACCAGTTTTACAAGATGTTCTCCCTGGAGGAAGGCTGGAAGCTGGCCCTGTGGTTCTCCGTGGTGCTGAACGTGAACTTGGCTATCCTGAACATCCTGCCTCTTCCTGTGGTGGACGGCGGCCACGTGGTGATGAACTCCATTGAGCTGGTTTTCCGCCGCCCCCTGAACGTGAAAGTGCTGGAATTCGTGCAGTTCGGCTTCGTCTTCCTGCTGATGGGCTTCTTCCTGTTCGTGACATTCAAGGACGTGGGGGATTTCTTTGGCAAGAAGCCGGACAAGCTGCCCACCCCGGTATTCAAGGCCGTGACGGATTAA
- a CDS encoding DUF6056 family protein — protein sequence MKQSLAARFLFRAVVLALLVYAMLLTWWTPFTGDSFMHSVFGAGHRLAFQPVLERCWWSYMNWNPRLGEFLAVFTATAGKWLFLAVNPFVILSLALMMFYLARGRRVNSGHWRDVLLFSVGALLLLTSSSRPGITMFWLSGGTNYAWSAAVWLGFLCLYRGLWAGTSRIKDRPFSWLWIGVAAFAAGMTNENQIPASLGMLFLYWLYARWKSLALPRWFFVGWGFHALGGACLLLAPGNGVRLHSETAGGAAVLHSWAERFGAIPELMNAFYEFMPLPKILLAAVAVALTLLTWRRGWKTWKGASLRRMCVSLLFILVAHAMAISFFVRVIPAWHAMFSATVLMMTGILGLYGVWMDAAQRRWIPSCVLLAAAGLALWVCSGYLDAFPRIHRQCEERKMFIRHELEKGERNIAVPPYEPVPLAPYVSVMWRMSSGDPDEFINRSIARYLGIESIRVAVPEH from the coding sequence ATGAAGCAGTCACTGGCGGCGCGTTTCCTGTTCCGGGCGGTGGTGCTGGCGCTTCTCGTGTACGCCATGCTGCTCACCTGGTGGACCCCCTTCACCGGGGACAGCTTCATGCATTCCGTATTCGGGGCTGGCCACCGTCTTGCCTTCCAGCCCGTGCTGGAACGGTGCTGGTGGTCGTACATGAACTGGAATCCCCGCCTGGGGGAATTCCTGGCTGTCTTTACGGCCACGGCGGGGAAGTGGCTTTTCCTGGCCGTCAATCCCTTCGTGATTCTTTCCCTGGCCCTGATGATGTTTTACCTGGCGCGGGGAAGGAGGGTGAATTCCGGGCACTGGCGGGATGTTCTGCTGTTTTCTGTGGGCGCCCTTCTTCTGCTCACGTCTTCATCCAGGCCGGGCATCACGATGTTCTGGCTGTCCGGAGGGACAAACTATGCGTGGTCAGCCGCCGTCTGGCTGGGCTTCCTGTGCCTGTACCGCGGCTTATGGGCCGGGACCTCCCGGATTAAGGACAGGCCCTTTTCCTGGCTTTGGATAGGCGTGGCGGCTTTTGCCGCCGGGATGACCAACGAGAACCAGATTCCCGCTTCCCTGGGCATGCTGTTCCTGTACTGGCTGTATGCGCGTTGGAAGAGCCTGGCTCTTCCCCGCTGGTTCTTCGTCGGCTGGGGTTTTCATGCCCTGGGTGGCGCCTGCCTTCTGCTGGCTCCGGGAAACGGCGTGCGTCTTCATTCGGAGACGGCGGGTGGCGCCGCCGTCCTTCACTCCTGGGCGGAGCGTTTCGGCGCCATTCCGGAACTGATGAATGCTTTTTACGAGTTCATGCCGCTTCCTAAAATCCTGCTGGCAGCCGTCGCCGTGGCCCTGACCCTGCTGACGTGGAGAAGAGGTTGGAAGACTTGGAAGGGGGCTTCTCTCCGCCGCATGTGCGTTTCCCTTCTGTTCATTCTGGTGGCCCATGCCATGGCAATCAGCTTTTTTGTGCGCGTGATTCCCGCTTGGCATGCCATGTTTTCCGCTACGGTGCTGATGATGACGGGCATCCTGGGACTGTACGGGGTATGGATGGACGCCGCGCAGAGGCGTTGGATTCCTTCCTGCGTGCTGCTTGCGGCGGCCGGGCTGGCCCTGTGGGTATGCTCCGGGTATCTGGATGCCTTCCCGCGCATCCACCGCCAGTGCGAGGAACGGAAAATGTTCATCCGCCATGAACTGGAAAAGGGAGAGAGAAACATTGCGGTCCCTCCTTATGAGCCCGTGCCTCTGGCTCCCTATGTTTCCGTGATGTGGCGCATGAGCAGCGGAGACCCGGATGAATTTATCAACCGTTCCATTGCCCGTTATCTGGGAATTGAAAGCATCCGGGTGGCTGTGCCTGAACATTGA
- a CDS encoding PEP-CTERM sorting domain-containing protein, whose translation MKKSLFSLALISSSLLAVQAATVQIDFGRDDAATDGALNMNYGHSSAALGTMPGDVTLGWSTAGYPVGDDGHTTTKTPGEENGWKNAFGGSMPFSLGDSFRDGLLTQTATGSGSFTVTFSGLAAGEYTLSLFGGFTGKDVFAGQTWTIGGADASNATWTNFGTNASGDWNELSTTTGDSSGVLAPGNAADGSNPSANKGLYSTVEHIVVGEDGTLTLTIQGDGSSNFGRTALNYLSLTQVPEPATATLSLLGLAALCLRRRRA comes from the coding sequence ATGAAGAAGTCCTTGTTTTCTCTGGCTCTGATTTCAAGTTCCCTGCTGGCAGTGCAGGCGGCGACTGTGCAAATTGACTTCGGGCGCGATGACGCCGCGACAGACGGAGCCCTCAATATGAATTACGGCCATTCCTCCGCAGCCCTGGGCACGATGCCGGGCGACGTCACTTTGGGATGGAGCACGGCCGGATACCCTGTGGGGGATGACGGCCATACCACGACCAAGACGCCCGGCGAAGAAAACGGGTGGAAGAACGCTTTTGGCGGCAGCATGCCTTTCTCCCTGGGAGACAGCTTCCGGGACGGCCTTTTAACGCAGACGGCGACCGGTTCCGGTTCTTTTACCGTGACTTTCAGCGGTCTTGCCGCCGGGGAATATACCTTGTCCCTTTTCGGCGGTTTCACGGGTAAGGACGTCTTTGCCGGACAGACGTGGACGATCGGAGGCGCCGACGCTTCCAACGCGACCTGGACAAACTTTGGCACAAACGCCAGCGGTGATTGGAACGAGCTTTCCACGACGACGGGCGACAGTTCCGGCGTTCTGGCTCCCGGGAATGCCGCAGACGGCTCCAATCCTTCCGCCAACAAGGGCCTTTATTCCACGGTGGAGCACATCGTGGTGGGGGAAGACGGGACGCTTACTCTCACGATTCAGGGGGACGGTTCCAGCAATTTTGGCCGTACGGCCCTCAATTACCTTTCCCTGACCCAGGTTCCGGAACCTGCTACGGCTACTTTGAGCCTGCTGGGCCTGGCCGCTCTGTGCCTGCGCCGCCGCCGCGCCTGA
- a CDS encoding UvrD-helicase domain-containing protein, translated as MFSLTNMLISASAGTGKTYQLSLRFLGLLALNHGSHPERLIAITFTRKAAGEFKDRILTDLAAGATDEEGAQRLKEQLWTVIKGTPGEPGIWPGATEAWKAENLHRERFRHLLHILVQNLARLNLCTIDSLFAQIASTSTFELGVSGFSMIDTTAEKLARREALLSLYRECSVNRERRRNFEDAFLSGADSDAEAADAEDSMMRRLNTYHELFLDEPDAGTWGNPVALGFTPEELAPPVPLEQFDAVLHAVAFQAQQAPAPEGKNGSKNKELFLRFLNGFSQYARLGRVRFRTDGGSSWNITVEEAREKFKDFWSPPLEELIQSWLRMEVLQALRRTRATHGLMLLFEGKYSSLVRNKGRFLFHDVTRMLGGGAVTPELKRDLQYRMYCRYDHWMLDEFQDTSQSQWRVIKPFLDDLTESKAGSEGSIFVVGDIKQSVYQWRGGDPELFRSVSTQLQLEERGMSTSYRSVQPVLDLVNDICDYARTAPDCEPAALEQWGEYPEHRCAPHLEGRSGVSQIWQTPKAESSTANDLVCQAAADILERTGALRRGLETAILVSTKNQALAIKTWLTDHGVPAEVCDDVPVGVDSPLGKNLLYFFRWLLMPGDPFAAGLLTHSPLRPLVTPERPEGMDWKAWRLLLERDGYAAVMEELERRLARTGTELTEFHRDRLAVWKNEAEQVDEKGVSLDEWIRHMEDVTRREDPAGGIVRIMTIHKSKGLGFDIVILPQIGRDAPFADGRHLTHFVKKNREGSIEGIVLVPSRHVYTNVPQLQELYREWRAQQQFDGFCKLYVALTRAKRATYVILPYREEKGEMTADSMWKVVRSAARSCEKGTEDTLPESGAECLYSCGHGGWYGEFTESVRERAEEDTPEWPLQRPMVRERLSPSGLPAAEDAAHEGRYADDAESAAFGSAVHAVFERITRWDESDKPEWALHPATEAERTVAACMEIPSIRELFTPPGTARIMKEQRIEAIDGNSWISGVIDRLLLHDGSACIVDFKTDHANSPEQLRERHSNQLNAYARIVSRITGIPPERIACIIVSTHLKETIRI; from the coding sequence ATGTTCTCCCTGACCAACATGCTGATCTCCGCATCCGCCGGAACGGGAAAAACCTACCAGCTTTCCCTGCGCTTCCTGGGGCTGCTGGCTCTGAACCACGGCAGCCACCCCGAACGGCTCATCGCCATCACCTTCACCCGGAAGGCGGCAGGGGAATTCAAGGACCGCATCCTGACGGACCTGGCTGCGGGGGCTACGGACGAGGAGGGGGCGCAACGCCTGAAAGAACAGCTCTGGACGGTCATCAAGGGAACACCGGGGGAACCCGGCATCTGGCCCGGAGCAACGGAGGCATGGAAGGCGGAAAACCTGCACCGGGAGCGTTTCCGGCATCTGCTGCACATCCTGGTGCAGAACCTGGCGCGCCTCAACCTCTGCACCATTGACAGCCTTTTTGCCCAGATTGCCTCCACCAGCACCTTTGAGCTGGGCGTCAGCGGCTTCAGCATGATTGACACCACGGCGGAGAAGCTGGCGCGCCGCGAAGCCCTGCTTTCCCTGTACCGGGAATGCTCCGTGAACAGGGAGCGGAGGCGGAATTTTGAAGACGCCTTCCTCTCCGGAGCGGACTCCGATGCGGAAGCCGCGGATGCGGAGGATTCCATGATGCGGCGTCTCAACACCTACCACGAACTTTTCCTGGACGAACCGGACGCCGGAACATGGGGAAACCCCGTCGCGCTGGGCTTCACGCCGGAAGAACTGGCCCCCCCCGTTCCCCTGGAACAATTTGACGCCGTCCTGCATGCCGTGGCTTTCCAGGCACAGCAGGCGCCCGCTCCGGAAGGGAAAAACGGCTCCAAAAACAAAGAACTGTTCCTGCGCTTCCTGAACGGTTTCTCCCAATACGCCAGGCTGGGCCGCGTGCGCTTCCGCACGGACGGAGGTTCTTCCTGGAACATCACCGTGGAAGAGGCGCGGGAAAAATTCAAGGACTTCTGGTCCCCTCCGCTGGAAGAACTCATCCAGAGCTGGCTGCGCATGGAGGTCCTGCAGGCGCTGCGCCGCACCCGCGCCACGCACGGACTGATGCTCCTTTTTGAAGGCAAATACTCCTCCCTGGTCCGCAACAAGGGAAGGTTCCTGTTTCACGACGTCACGCGCATGCTGGGCGGGGGAGCCGTCACGCCGGAGCTCAAGAGAGACCTGCAATACCGCATGTACTGCCGCTATGACCATTGGATGCTGGATGAATTCCAGGACACGTCCCAGTCCCAGTGGCGCGTCATCAAGCCTTTTCTGGACGACCTGACGGAATCCAAGGCCGGGAGCGAAGGCAGCATCTTCGTGGTGGGGGACATCAAGCAGAGCGTGTACCAGTGGCGCGGCGGGGATCCGGAGCTTTTCCGCTCCGTTTCCACCCAGCTTCAACTGGAAGAACGCGGCATGTCCACCTCCTACCGTTCCGTCCAGCCCGTGCTGGACCTGGTGAACGACATCTGCGACTACGCCCGGACGGCGCCGGACTGCGAACCCGCCGCCCTGGAACAATGGGGGGAATATCCGGAGCACCGGTGCGCCCCCCATCTGGAAGGCCGGTCCGGCGTCTCCCAAATCTGGCAGACGCCCAAGGCGGAATCCTCCACCGCCAACGACCTGGTGTGCCAGGCGGCAGCCGACATCCTGGAACGTACCGGAGCCCTGCGCCGCGGCCTGGAAACCGCCATTCTGGTCAGCACGAAAAACCAGGCGCTAGCCATCAAGACCTGGCTGACGGACCACGGCGTTCCCGCGGAGGTATGCGACGACGTTCCGGTGGGCGTGGATTCCCCCCTGGGAAAAAACCTGCTGTACTTCTTCCGCTGGCTGCTCATGCCGGGAGACCCCTTTGCCGCAGGCCTGCTCACCCATTCCCCCCTCCGGCCCCTCGTCACTCCGGAACGGCCTGAAGGCATGGACTGGAAGGCCTGGCGCCTCCTGCTGGAACGGGACGGCTACGCCGCCGTCATGGAGGAACTGGAGCGGAGGCTGGCCCGGACGGGAACGGAACTGACCGAATTCCACCGGGACCGCCTGGCCGTCTGGAAGAATGAGGCGGAACAGGTGGACGAGAAGGGCGTTTCCCTGGATGAATGGATCAGGCACATGGAAGACGTGACCCGCCGGGAGGATCCTGCCGGGGGCATCGTCCGGATCATGACCATCCACAAATCCAAGGGCCTGGGATTCGACATCGTCATCCTGCCCCAGATCGGCAGGGACGCCCCCTTTGCAGACGGAAGGCACCTGACCCACTTTGTCAAAAAGAACCGGGAGGGCAGCATAGAAGGAATCGTGCTGGTCCCTTCCAGGCACGTTTACACGAACGTTCCACAGCTCCAGGAGCTTTACCGGGAATGGCGCGCCCAGCAGCAGTTTGACGGCTTCTGCAAGCTGTACGTGGCGCTCACCCGCGCCAAGCGGGCCACGTACGTCATTCTCCCCTACCGGGAAGAAAAAGGTGAAATGACCGCGGATTCCATGTGGAAGGTCGTCCGTTCCGCAGCCCGGTCCTGTGAAAAAGGAACGGAAGACACGCTTCCGGAATCCGGGGCGGAATGCCTGTATTCCTGCGGCCATGGCGGGTGGTACGGAGAATTCACGGAATCCGTACGGGAACGGGCGGAGGAAGACACGCCGGAATGGCCCCTCCAACGGCCGATGGTCAGGGAGCGGCTTTCCCCCTCCGGCCTGCCGGCGGCAGAAGACGCGGCCCACGAAGGAAGATATGCCGACGATGCGGAATCCGCCGCATTCGGTTCAGCCGTTCACGCCGTCTTTGAACGGATTACCCGCTGGGATGAATCGGACAAGCCGGAATGGGCTCTTCATCCCGCCACGGAGGCGGAACGCACGGTGGCCGCCTGCATGGAGATTCCCTCCATCCGCGAACTCTTCACCCCTCCCGGAACGGCACGCATCATGAAGGAACAGCGCATTGAAGCCATTGACGGGAACAGTTGGATCTCCGGCGTGATTGACAGGCTGCTCCTTCATGACGGAAGCGCCTGCATCGTGGACTTCAAGACGGACCATGCGAACTCTCCGGAGCAATTGCGGGAACGCCACTCCAACCAGTTGAACGCCTACGCCCGCATCGTGTCCAGAATCACGGGAATACCGCCGGAACGAATCGCGTGCATCATTGTTTCCACCCATTTGAAGGAAACCATCCGCATTTAA